In Beijerinckia indica subsp. indica ATCC 9039, the genomic window CGAGATAGAAGACGGCATTGGCGGGGTTTTGAGCCGCCTGTCCATGCATTGTTCCAGCAAGGCTTGCGAGCTTTTTTTCGAGCCCGGCATAGGTCGCAGGATCGGTGAAATCGCCGGTATGATAATAAAGACGCTGGCGCAGGAAGGCGAGGGCAGTGGCATCGGCGGTGGTGGCGCCTTCATCCTTTTCCGCGCCAGCCTGGCTCGTTTTTGTGATCGTGCTGACGATGGCCTCACGAAAGCTTTCGTCGGTCTTTTCGTGATGATCAACGCCGATGATACAAAAATCCGACGAGAGCAGGCCTTCCCTGGCGAGATTAAGCAGGGACGGCATCAGAAGGCGGCGCGTGAGATCGCCCGAGGCTCCGAAAATGACAAAGACACAGGCTGGCGCCGTGACGGTCTCAGGGCTGCATTCGGAAACGGGCGATCGCGGCGCGGCCCCGTTCATTTCGGCGCGTCCGCGGCTGTGCCTGGCTCCTTGACCTCGACATGGCCACCGAATTGGAAGCGCATGGCGGAGAGGAGCTTGTCGCCAAACGTATGGTCCTGGCGCGAGCGGAACCTCGCAAAGAGCGAGGCGGCGAGCACATTGGCGGGCACGGCTTCCTCGATGGCTGCTTCCAGCGTCCAACGGCCCTCGCCGGAATCCGCAACGGCGCCTTCATAATGGGCGAGATCGCCGCTTTCCGCGAGCGAAATTGCCGTGAGATCGAGAAGCCAGGAAGCGACCACGCTGCCACGCCGCCAGACTTCGGCAATATCGGCGAGGTCGAGATCGAAACGCTCGTTTTCCGGTAAGGCCTCCGAGGCTTTGTTTCGTAAAATATCAAAGCCTTCCGCATAGGCCTGCATCAAGCCATATTCGATGCCGTTATGGATCATTTTAACGAAATGCCCGGAGCCGGCCGGCCCCGCGTGAATATAGCCCTGCTCGGCGCGCGGGTCGCGGCCCTCGCGATGAGGTGTGCGGGTAATATCGCCGATGCCGGGCGCCAGTGTTTTGAAGATCGGATCGAGACCCGCAACCGCATCCTTCGGGCCGCCGATCATCATGCAATAGCCGCGTTCAAGGCCCCAGACGCCACCGGACGTGCCGACATCGAGATAATGTATCCCGCGTGTGGCGAGGGCCGCGGCGCGGCGGATATCGTCTTTATAATAGGTATTGCCTCCGTCGATGAGCGCATCGCCTGAGCTGAGCAAGCGGCCGAGCGTCTCGACGGCTTCTTCCGTGATGGGTCCCGCCGGCAGCATGATCCAGATGGCGCGCGGCGGTGCCAGAAGCTGCACGAGTTCGGCAAGGTCCCGCGCGGGCGTCATGCCTTCCTTGGCCAGACCTTGGGCAATCTCTGGCTTGGCGTCATAGACCACGCATTGATGACCGGCGCGGGTTAGGCGGCGTGCAATATTGCCCCCCATTCGGCCAAGACCGATGATGCCTAATTGCATGCCATTCTCCTTCTCTCCCATCGGTTATAAACAACACCCGATGGACATTCTCGAATTTTCAACAAACATTCGAGAATGTGATCCAGTGTCTCTGTCCGCGACCCTGGTTTGACGCCAAAGGCCGCAAAGAGCGGTCTTTGGCTTATTGTCCCGAGTGCTTCGTCTCAGGAGGCGGGCGTCGATGCGAGCTGCGCCAGGGCTGCTTCGAGGACCTTGTCGACGGTGAAACCGAACCGGTTTTGCAGGGCCTTATACGGCGCCGAGGCACCGAACCCATGCATGCCGATGATCTCTCCGCTGCGTCCGACATAACGCTCCCAGCCGAAGGTGGAGGCCTGCTCGACCGCGACCCGGGCGCTGATCGCCGGCGGCAGGACGGTGTCGCGATAAGTGGATTCCTGCTGTTCGAACAATTCCCAGGACGGCATGCTGACGACCCGGGCGCCCTTGCCGTCCTTTTTCAAACGCTCGAAAACCTCGAGGCACAGAGAAACCTCGCTGCCACTCGCGAGCAGGATCACTTTGGGCGCATCGCCTTCCGTATCGGCGAGAATATAAGCGCCGCGCGCGACGCCTTCCGCCGAGCCGTAAATCGTGCGGTCGATAACCGGCAGGGCTTGACGGCTCAACGCCAAGGCGGCCGGCCGTGCGGTCTGATTGAAAATGACCCGGTAGGCTTCGACCGTCTCATTGGCGTCGGCGGGGCGCAGGGTAATGAGATGCGGAATGGTCCGCAGGCTCGCCAGATGTTCGATGGGCTGATGCGTCGGGCCGTCCTCGCCAACACCGATGGAATCATGGGTGAAGACGAAAAACACCGGCAATTCCATCAGCGCCGAGAGGCGCAGCGCGGGCCTCAAATAATCGCTGAAGACGAGGAACGTCGCGCCGAAGGCGCGCAGGTCGCAAAGAGCGAGACCATTGACGATAGCACCCATCGCATGTTCGCGAATGCCAAAATGCACATTGCGGCCGCCGGGATTGCCAGGCTCCAGCGCACCAGCCCCTTCGAAAACCAGCTTGGTCTTGTTTGAAGGCGCAAGATCGGCGGAACCGCCGACCAGCCAGGGGCAATTTTCGGCAAGCACATTCAATACCTTACCAGACGCGTCACGAGTCGCCATGCCTTTGGCGTCGGCCGGGAAAGTCGGCAAGTTCTTGTCCCAGTTTTCCGGCAATTGCCGGGCAAACATGGTGTCGAGCTGGCCCGCCGTTTGCGGATCGGCTTGGCGATATTGATCGAACAGGTTCGACCATTGCGCATGCATGGTTTTGCCGCGCTGCCCGAAAGAGCCCGCGAAATGTTCGAGGACGCCATCCGGCACCAGGAATTGCGCGTCTTCCGGCCAATTATAGAAGCGTTTGGTGAGGCGCACTTCCTCTTCGCCCAAGGGGTCGGAATGGGCGGCGGATGTATTCTGCTTATGGGGGGAACCATAGCCGATGATCGAATGCACGATGATCAGCGTCGGCTTATCATTGGTCTGTTTGAAGGTCGTAAGGGCGGCTGTGGTCGCGTCGCAATCATTGGCGTCTTCGACATGCAGCACGTTCCAGCCATAGGATTCGAAGCGTTTGGCGACATCCTCGCTGAAGGCGAGATCGGTCTTGCCCTCGATGGTGATGTGGTTGCTGTCGTAGATCCAGCACAGATTGGAAAGTTGAAGATGTCCGGCGAGCGAGGCAGCCTCGCAGGCGACGCCCTCCATCAAGTCGCCATCGCTGCATAATGTATAAACGTCGTAATCGAACAGGGTCTGGCCGGGTTTGTTGTAGCGGGCGGCCTGCCAGCGTCCGGCGATGGCCATGCCGACGCTATTGCCGCAGCCAGCGCCGAGCGGGCCGGTCGTGGTTTCGACGCCGATGGTGAAGCCATATTCCGGATGGCCGGGCGTGCGGCTGCCGTTCTGGCGGAAATTCTTGATGTCTTCCAGGCTAACCGCAGGTTCTTGCGTACCAGGAATGCGGATATTGCCAAGATGGATGAGGGAATAGAGCAGCATGGACGCATGCCCGACCGACAGAACGAAACGGTCGCGGTTCGGCCAGGTGGGGTCGGTCGGATCATAGCGCAGGAATTTCTGCCAAAGCGTATAAGCGACGGGCGCTAGTCCCATAGGCGCGCCGGTATGACCGGAATTCGCTTTCTGCACGGCGTCGATCGTCAAGGTCCGGATCGTATTGATGCACAATTGATCCAAGGCCTGTGCGGTGTTCGCGGGAGAAAGAGACTCCGTGGCGGGATTTTGAACACTGGACATGGGGCGCTCGATTCGAAGAGGGGCGGGAAGCATCAAATCCAGGGATGGGACCCTGTCTTGGGATGAATTTGATGCGTTTGGCAAAATTTAGAGCATGACCTCGATTGCGTTTAAAGGGTCATGCGCTCGGGAACAAGACGGCAGCATTGTAAGCCGTGATTGGCCTGAGTTGAAGTGGTTATAACATTAAAGGCGATGACGCTTCTTTAAGCAAGGCCCGAAGTTTCCCGCTTCGCCGAGTGGCCAGGTAGAAAAGCGGCACGGTGGGAAAGGCGGCAAGGTGGAAAGAGCAAGCTTTCCATGCGAATCATCTATGAGAAACGCGGCGCTTTCATGAAGGTCTTGCAAAAGATCAAACAGCAAAGGCGGGCGGGGTACGTAGAAAGATCACTATAACTGGGCACAAAATATTTATTTAAAATGACACGACTATGCCGTCTTCTGATCTGTTCATGATTTAAGAGCCAGATCATCGCGGATTTGAGCCTGCTGTGATTCAAGAGGAGCCAGGGCGCGGAGGGGCGAGCTTTCCAGTTTCCACGGCTCTGGCTTTATGCTGATGGATAGTCAAGTAAGCCCCGCAAGGGTAAGAACGCCTTCCATCCCACGGCTCGTAATCTCAGGACGTATGTCGAACGGTTCAGCGGGCAGGCCTAATCTATTCACCCACGCCGTTCGGTAACCGAACCAGGTTGCCCCAATCGCGTCCCAACCGCCAAAAGCAGCGAAACCGATCTGCTCACGTGGCAGGCCAAAGGCATCGACCGCCATTTTATAGGCTTCAGGAGCCGGCTTGAAACGTTTCACGCGATCGGTGCTGATTGGGGCCTCAAAATAGCTTGCGATGCCATTGCGG contains:
- the tkt gene encoding transketolase, yielding MSSVQNPATESLSPANTAQALDQLCINTIRTLTIDAVQKANSGHTGAPMGLAPVAYTLWQKFLRYDPTDPTWPNRDRFVLSVGHASMLLYSLIHLGNIRIPGTQEPAVSLEDIKNFRQNGSRTPGHPEYGFTIGVETTTGPLGAGCGNSVGMAIAGRWQAARYNKPGQTLFDYDVYTLCSDGDLMEGVACEAASLAGHLQLSNLCWIYDSNHITIEGKTDLAFSEDVAKRFESYGWNVLHVEDANDCDATTAALTTFKQTNDKPTLIIVHSIIGYGSPHKQNTSAAHSDPLGEEEVRLTKRFYNWPEDAQFLVPDGVLEHFAGSFGQRGKTMHAQWSNLFDQYRQADPQTAGQLDTMFARQLPENWDKNLPTFPADAKGMATRDASGKVLNVLAENCPWLVGGSADLAPSNKTKLVFEGAGALEPGNPGGRNVHFGIREHAMGAIVNGLALCDLRAFGATFLVFSDYLRPALRLSALMELPVFFVFTHDSIGVGEDGPTHQPIEHLASLRTIPHLITLRPADANETVEAYRVIFNQTARPAALALSRQALPVIDRTIYGSAEGVARGAYILADTEGDAPKVILLASGSEVSLCLEVFERLKKDGKGARVVSMPSWELFEQQESTYRDTVLPPAISARVAVEQASTFGWERYVGRSGEIIGMHGFGASAPYKALQNRFGFTVDKVLEAALAQLASTPAS
- the gnd gene encoding phosphogluconate dehydrogenase (NAD(+)-dependent, decarboxylating), whose translation is MQLGIIGLGRMGGNIARRLTRAGHQCVVYDAKPEIAQGLAKEGMTPARDLAELVQLLAPPRAIWIMLPAGPITEEAVETLGRLLSSGDALIDGGNTYYKDDIRRAAALATRGIHYLDVGTSGGVWGLERGYCMMIGGPKDAVAGLDPIFKTLAPGIGDITRTPHREGRDPRAEQGYIHAGPAGSGHFVKMIHNGIEYGLMQAYAEGFDILRNKASEALPENERFDLDLADIAEVWRRGSVVASWLLDLTAISLAESGDLAHYEGAVADSGEGRWTLEAAIEEAVPANVLAASLFARFRSRQDHTFGDKLLSAMRFQFGGHVEVKEPGTAADAPK